One region of Sulfurisphaera ohwakuensis genomic DNA includes:
- a CDS encoding ABC transporter ATP-binding protein: protein MSIVIEHVSKSYGKIKVLKDINIPIKEPGCYAILGPNGAGKTTLFRVISTLVVPDNGTVKINGYDVFKEREKALKDVGFLVSVPEPPDFLTVKEFITFSARLRGKISDIEKLNKMLDLPSLNQRCGKLSKGQKRRTYLAALLAQDPKILVLDEPTDGLDPVEIIKIKEVIKEIKRDKIILYSSHILSEVSDICDYVYIMDKGKIIYNGSIYNIKRMFRPKSVKVEFNYEIPLDDIKRTLGALVTEVRQEGKMTFELEFDGTAITRREILRRLVDRYEVRNFYDVETNLEEAFVKILRVFGDGSV from the coding sequence ATGAGTATAGTCATAGAGCATGTGAGTAAATCTTATGGTAAAATTAAGGTATTGAAGGACATTAATATTCCAATAAAGGAACCTGGTTGTTACGCAATACTTGGTCCTAATGGTGCTGGGAAAACTACATTATTCAGGGTGATTTCTACTTTAGTAGTGCCAGATAATGGTACAGTAAAGATTAATGGCTATGATGTATTTAAGGAGCGTGAGAAGGCATTAAAAGATGTTGGTTTTTTGGTCAGTGTGCCAGAACCTCCTGATTTTCTCACCGTTAAAGAATTTATAACTTTTTCAGCACGTCTTAGAGGTAAAATATCGGATATAGAAAAGTTAAATAAAATGCTTGATCTTCCTTCTCTAAATCAGAGATGTGGTAAACTTTCAAAAGGTCAAAAAAGAAGAACATATTTAGCCGCATTGTTGGCACAAGACCCTAAAATTCTGGTACTTGATGAACCTACAGATGGATTAGATCCGGTAGAGATAATAAAGATAAAAGAGGTAATAAAAGAGATAAAAAGAGATAAGATAATCCTTTATTCTTCGCATATACTTTCAGAAGTATCTGATATTTGTGATTATGTGTACATTATGGATAAGGGAAAAATAATTTACAATGGTTCCATATATAATATAAAGAGAATGTTTAGACCTAAAAGTGTTAAGGTTGAATTTAACTATGAAATCCCTTTAGATGATATCAAACGAACTTTAGGAGCTTTAGTTACTGAGGTGAGACAAGAGGGTAAAATGACTTTTGAATTAGAATTTGATGGTACAGCAATAACTAGAAGGGAAATACTTAGAAGATTAGTGGATAGATACGAAGTAAGGAATTTTTATGATGTTGAGACTAATTTGGAAGAAGCATTTGTAAAAATTTTGAGAGTGTTCGGAGATGGGAGCGTTTAA
- a CDS encoding ABC transporter permease subunit, producing MLPLALVVSLINTMLIEAGIVQKPTSVYLFTEANLAYSEILFIILSSMFAGDLISRDFSKEGLYMLTQPISREKIFLAKYISAVTITLIVVLVYMLGVFGTSIVLYNYLIPNWYEIVYVSFLAVLSLLSFVTLFSAIVKSPTISITISIFILLIIFPLIQQIMEDLHKTPFFVITYALQIILALAQPNITPFISSPSLSESIEIFVSYLIFGVIVSMITYKKRQLSDV from the coding sequence ATGTTGCCTTTGGCTCTAGTTGTATCACTTATTAATACCATGCTTATAGAGGCTGGAATAGTTCAAAAACCTACTTCCGTATACTTATTTACTGAAGCTAATTTAGCGTATTCTGAAATTCTTTTCATAATTCTCAGCTCAATGTTTGCAGGAGATCTTATCTCGAGGGACTTCTCTAAAGAGGGATTATACATGCTAACACAACCTATAAGTAGAGAAAAGATATTTTTAGCAAAGTATATTTCAGCGGTCACTATAACACTAATAGTAGTCTTAGTTTATATGCTTGGAGTTTTCGGAACTTCTATAGTCCTTTATAATTACTTAATTCCTAACTGGTACGAAATAGTGTATGTCTCCTTCTTAGCTGTATTATCATTATTATCTTTTGTGACACTTTTCAGTGCAATTGTAAAAAGTCCTACAATTTCAATAACAATTTCAATATTTATTTTGCTAATAATATTTCCTTTAATACAACAGATAATGGAAGACCTTCATAAGACTCCTTTCTTCGTCATAACTTATGCACTACAGATTATTTTAGCTCTAGCCCAACCAAATATAACACCGTTTATCTCATCACCATCTTTAAGTGAAAGTATTGAGATATTTGTAAGCTACCTAATATTTGGAGTTATAGTAAGTATGATAACTTATAAAAAAAGGCAGCTAAGTGACGTTTAA
- a CDS encoding NAC domain-containing protein → MTIDISKILGAKGINAESLSGIMKITIETDKGEKIILTNPNVSKVSFLGFDILVIIEERKD, encoded by the coding sequence ATGACAATCGATATTTCAAAAATATTAGGAGCTAAGGGTATAAATGCCGAGAGCCTATCAGGTATTATGAAGATTACAATAGAGACTGATAAGGGAGAGAAAATTATACTGACTAATCCTAATGTATCTAAGGTATCATTTCTTGGCTTTGACATATTAGTGATCATAGAAGAAAGGAAAGATTAA